AAGCTAAAGCACGCGCGCATCCCTTGAGAGTGAAGGAGCATGTCAAAGCATCGATCTTTTGATGGCAGCGTAACATGTTGCGGTACCATGAAATGGACTGAGTTGGTTCAGAGCTTTGGGCGAGGCCTCGAAGAATGGCGTTGTAGTCGTTTGTGGAGGGGTTTTGGATTTGCCGGAAGATTTTAGCGGCGAAGGAGAGGTTGCCCGCAGGAGAGATGGCGAGGAGTTCAATGAGCTTGGTGCGGGAAGGGTGGAATTGGAATTTGCCAGTGGTTATGAGATAGGCTTGGAGCTGCTTCATGTGAATGAGAGAGTTGCATTTCTGCAACAATGAATATAAGTTAGTATGAGTGGTCATTCTATGATGTGAGTGGAAAGAACATAGTCATATTTCGAGAAAACATAGAATAGAGAAGGAGAAGTATAAAGTGTTGACAAGAACAATGGTGGCAAGGGGTGTTTGCCATATGATAGATTTTCAGGCAACAGCGGCTTGGAGGAACTCTAATTAATTTAGATGGATTAgaattaatttctattattccAAAACATTAAACTCCAATATATATACtaaatattttacttaatttttgtGACTAATTTCTAATTAATTTTTTGGTTGAATTTAttaatgtctaatttaatttaacataaattgtttaataaatttaatatttttatttttattataaaatataatttatttaattttactttttttgagaaaaataatttttaatcttATATTTAGTTATTATGAACATGTGAAtattaaactatttttatttttattattgatataataactaaattaaattaaatacattttttaatttgaaacaaaaatttattaataGCAATGGAGATTATGAGAGAAAGGAAAAGGagaaaaattcaaatagttttctcttttaatttactCCAATCCCAATGATAGAAGAGCATGATAGGATTTATAATATTAGTATCGTTATTGATAGGGGGTAATAATAGAATTTATATTATTAGTAGGTTATTGGACTTTTGTGTATTTGGGCTTTTAATTGGACATCTACTATGAaaattatatatgtagtgtctttgacacaattAAAGGAATCAATGaaattaaaagttatttttatttctattttcttaGCTTACTTTTAATGTCTTTATCTTTTATTGTTGAAACCCTAATTCTATATTCTTGATAAGAATTTCCTCCTAATGAGATTGttggagtttctttcttattatttTGTTTACCAACTTTTGGTGAAATGTTTGGAGGATTTGGATCTTtccgttttataaaaaaaatgaaaaatatgtgtataaggtaaaatattaaatatatgttttattttttagataTGCGTGTTATTTGAGCATAAAATTATACTGGTAGTGAAAAAATacagagagaaaaaaaaatggaGAGAATCATAATCCATATTTTTAAGAGTTTATACAATTTCTTGAGTCTTGGCATTTAGGAATTCATTTGTCTTTAAGTTAATTGTTTTTACaaactattttttataaataaattgaacTTTAACCATTCACCTTCTAAAAATTCACGCCCTTGTGAGTATCCAATTTACCGCACCATTGATACCTTAAACAAATTTATCTCTTACCATTGTTACACCACAATCAATGATCAAAGAGTTTTTAATATGACAAGGAATGTTTGGAAAACTtgaaaaatgataaaattaaaacaaaaacgttcaattgaaaaatgataaaaacaaaAATGTCTTGGTTTATCACCTTTGTTCTTCTTAAACTTGAACCTTGTCTTTCACTTAATGTTTATATTTTAGAATTATCTTAATTGACAGGCTTCTTAGAGAGTAAGTTATAAGACTCACAAAATTCATGGAACATTTTTGTATGTATAATTTGGTAATGAAATTTGAATGTAGGACCCCATGTATCCCATTTTTGCTTTCCAGACCCCTCATAATGGCTTAACTAACTTGAAGAGTAAAtaaatttaagaatttttttagaAACCATATAAACTataatattaaacaaatatataataaaatttacacATAAATAGAATACAAACAGGTAACAAAGTGCATCGCTACCCTTATATAACCTTCTTGAATGGCAGAACCAATTCCCTTAAAAATTACCTCCATTTAAAAATTAACTATAATTTTGATCTTTTTGTTACTTGCTCATAGAATTAAGCTTTTCATATCTAGAATTtaaaaaatccctcccctccattTGAATCAAAGAGACACTAAAACTTAATTCAATTGACAAATACAAATATTGGTAGGACCGAATATCTTGTTCTAGATTCAAACTGTCAAGACCTCGCAATGGTGTGCACAAGTTTCTAACGGTAAATTCACTTAATTTCGATCCTCCTTCATATTATTGAACTTGTAGCGAATTTTATTTAGCAAATGATGAGATCTCTAGCAAATGTTATCGAAGCAAAACTAAACGGGAAGAGAATCAAAGGGGAAGAAAGGAACATTAGAGTAGAAAGTATTTTCAATCATGTAATTTCAGCATAAACAATATACACACAAAAGAACAATCAACACTGAAGAGACTATGCCCCAATCATCCCAAAAAAAACGTGACCTTACTTTATCTCATGCTGCAGCTTCCTGCTAGTCATGCTGATGGATCTTTTACCTTCAATGGCCACCATGTATGCAATTGAAGACTCTAATGGAATTTCAATCATGAATCAACACACAACATTCGAACCGATTGATTTCATGACAATACCTTGCGACTGAAAATCCTTAATCCCTTATCTTCTGGACTCCAACCCACCGAGCATAATCCACCCACCTATTCACAAAAAGATTTGTTAACGAATAATGAGGACATAAGATGAAgcaaatgtaataaattatattgaCATTGACTCAATAATCTTACAATAGTGAGCCCAAGAAAGTGTTTCCGGTTCTAACAGCAAAGCAGACGGCACTTAACAAGAGCTTGTTTTGGTGCAGCAAAGGATCTAAAATCCGTTGTTCGATAATTCCAGCTAGAATTTGGTACCTGGTAGAGAACAAAGACAAGTTTTCCTTTAGAATATACTGATACATgccaacaaaaaaaaattaatacaaaCTTAGAGTTATGATGTCATATTGAGGTTGCAAAACCGAATtaattttgaaactttttttagTAAATCACATTCATACCGCACGAGAGATGATCTAGGTCAGGAATTCAGGACATGGATCAATCAATGGTAAAATACCTTAGGTTGCTAGATACTGCCATGTAAACACCATATGCAACACTAGTAGATAATACCGGTACTTCCTCAGCCTCGTCGGCAAAAGATTTATCAACAACCTTCCGTGCATTAATCAATGCGTTTGTTACACCAGTACCAATCTGAAATGGCAAGCCATAACAAGAGCAGACATAAACAACAAAATGGCATTGGTCAGGGCATGGATTAATTACACTAGcagaaatattttaaacattatTCACCAAAAACTAGAAGTAGCTAGTGTATATATTAGAATGTTAAATACCAGTGATGCACCAGTTCCAACTGCAAATAGCTTAGCTCCGTTCCGCTGCAAAAAGAGATTATTATGACATATGCATGTATGATATAACAACTGAATTACATAATACATACCAGAATAGCACCGATTCGCTGTATAAGTGAAAACGACGATCCAGCCAAAGCCACCTGTTGAATATTGACAAAGTTTAACAGTCACTCAAGAATATAAAGCCAATATATATCGAAGCATGAAAAAGTAAAATAAGCAAAGCAGATGACGAGTTGAGTTGTTAACCTGAAAAGCATTTTCAGGGCAGCCAAAGAAGAACTTAGCAATAACCCCGGCACTGACAGAAAGTGGTGGTCGAAGAGAAACCGTCGGAGCAGGAAGCCAAACGAGCATAAAATCTGCTACAATGGCCATTacctattaataattaaattaaatgataaaaaatgattatTATCAAAAAATAATTTGGAAGGGACTTGCAAATAGACTCAAATAATAcatcaacaaaaatatataacGTACCACATCAGCACAAACAAAATCAAGCTCTTTAGTAAAGTTTTCTTTTCGCTTCTCCAACTCCGCAGCAGTCTGAAATGagcataatatttataaaatggaTGATGTGCATGATTGATACTTCACATAAATAgccaaatacataaaaaaaaaaatactgagaatagaaaaaataattagttgaacattaaaataaaatacataaaatgaaGACAGACAGTCCAGTTCATGTTCAACTCTCTCAGCAAAGATAGACAGAGTTGACAAATCGACCACAATAACACTAAGGACGGTTTATCGGCCTCTAGCTAAGAGGCGTGAATATTCAAAGAACCTCCATAGACATGATAGACTACTGAATAGGCGGTTACCAGTTAGTTTTTCTCTATAACTAGTAGTTTACACAAAGCAATCGAAGTTGCATACTTACTTTAGAAGTTTGCTCCTAAACTGCAAGCAGATTCAAGCTCTTAGAAACTTAGTTTAGATTCCAAGTTTAATTTCGTTAGGAATCCAGCAATGCAATTACCTTTCCAATTCTTTTTATCTTCTGAACCTGTTTACTTTTTCGTCGACATTTGATCCCAAGTATAGTTCTTATTCCTTACATCAAGTTCATTTCTTGTATTTAATTTCTCTTGCATCAAATTCATTTCTtgtatttaatttctttgcaatttTATGTTCATCTTGTCATTACCATTTCAATGTTTTCTTAAATTTCCTTATAGCTTAGAGTCTTCTAACTCCAAAGATTTCTTTTATATTTGGTCATTCCATTCCAAGTTTTCTCTTAATGTTTCTTGCTTCTAACCCTTTTAAATTTGAGTAATTTACCACTGATCATTTATTGTGGACCGGGAAAAAGTCAAATGCATGTGACAAATAAGTAAAAAGAAAAGTAGTATTATATAAAAAGTAACATTAATCATTAGGTTTCTTGGTGCATGCAAAAAGTTTaaaagtgacaaattaaaaaggaaaagagaGATGAACTTTTACTTCGTAAAGAGTTTATTTATAATCTCACTACTAAACAATCATGGTAGATTCCTTAATTAACCAAAAATCACAGGAAACAAACCCAAATGTGGAACAAACCATATTGGTAGAAAGAACCAAAATCAAAATTAACATGCAAAGAAAATACGCATAGTAAATAATTAGGTGAGTTTAAACCTTAGTAAAAATTCCAACACCGCATTCCATGGCAACTTTAGCGAGGAACAAATCATCAGCAAGCAATCTCTCTCTAAATCCTCCAAAATTAAGCAACCACCGAAACACACTCGATTTTTGCAGCTCGAAAAATCTCTTCACGATCGAACCCGGAACTCGTCCAGCTTTAACCGCCTCTGCTAGATCAGAAGGCAAACTCTCCAGCGGCTTACCGACCTCCGCAAGTACCAATAGCGCTTCTTCTCTGTTCCGATCTCTGTCCCCCGATCCACCATCATCGCCAtcgcctcctcctcctcctccaccaTCACCGTTATCTCCTCCGATTCCGCCGCCGTTTCCGGATGCATGAATTATGGTTGAGATTTTGGGAAGTGTGGAGAGAAGAGGACGGGAAGTGAAGATTTTGGAATGAGAATGTGGAGGGCGAGAAGTGATGGTGAGAGGTGGGAGTGAGAGAGAAGTGGAAAAGGGATGGTTTAGATTGGGGAGAGAGAAAGAACGAGCGTAGATGGTGGAGAATGGAGAAGCCATAGCCATGGGGTGGAGTGTGGACAGGACAGAAGAGAGGATGGAAAGGTAGTTGAAGTCTGTGTTTCTGTCAGTCACTCACTCTGTCTTGACTTTTGAACAAGCTTTTTACCAATCGCCACATGTTTCACTCCTATGATTTACACATGACACCTTCCgttattattattcaattttttgtcCTGAACTCTCCTTACCTTTGGATTTAGTTATcttcatccaattaaacaaattaatttttaaaaataaagtaatattttaaattaataaatatgtatGTGTTATTATTTTAgaggtaaattttaaattaattttaaatttaatttcttttttaataaggATCATGGAATTGTGGTGATAATGAATGATTGAGATTTAAGCTTTATTTGGTAAAACTAGTTGATAGCTGCTGGTAGCCAGTAGCTTATAGCTaatgactgatagctgataaaTTAAcatgactgatagctgataagctaacatgagtgtttgataaattaactatttcattagctgatagatacaaaatgacatgagatatcattataattaataaggataataatattttgttaaaataataaggatataaatgaaaagaaatcacaagctaaaagctataagctcaaaatatATTGCCTcattgttgaatttttttttacaaagtgcaaggtctaaaaaaaataattaaaaaataataaaaatgtttcTCGTTATTTTTTCCGGTATGTCGTATGCCAAAAACATTACACATGAAAAACTTCGtcttcttgattcttttgattttctttttactttactaagaaatttaaattcattattcaattttttaatttcttttatcttcAATTTATTTTTCCTCTCATTCTATCATATCGTTttcatcaccttcatcttcattctcttaTCACAAAAACTATATTAAAAATATAGATAAAGATTGTTCTATTTATAACTCTCCATTGATAATCCACAAGCATCTAGAGGTGTATCAAATGTTAGTTGTTTACGAATCATTGATCTATCTCACACATTTCAAGGataagttttcaaaattttagtgGTGATTGTGAAATCAGTATCATATACAGGAGAAATGAGAGAGGGGTGGAGAGAGATGAGGAAGAATGGTTTCAATGGATCTGAGATAATGATTGAATGTTTAATTCTACAAATTTATCATTTATTCTAAAGAAAACGAAAGTATAAACACATAGGGAGATCGTGAATCATGCTAGACAGATTGCCGGTGACAAAGACCACCAGATCAAAATCGCCTACGCCATGTTAAAGTTGCTAGCTCAAAATATATTGCCTCATTGTTGAATTTGTGTATTATATATTTCTCCTTTAAATTGATATTTAACCATTTTTCCTTACCTGTTGTTAAAAGTGTAATCTTTTTGTCGAAGCAAGTAGTTGTCAAAATGCATGCAGTAGTCGAATCATGTAGTTGTCGAATGAGTTAGCCTCGACAGAATTAAACTTAGCATTTTTTCTATGTTTTAGCTGAGTAAATTAGTTAGTTAGAGTTTGTTTGGTGAATAAGCAAACTCaactataaatagagatgtaCCTTATCATTGTAATGTGTGAAGAAaagttgaataaattttttttgaaagcaGAGAAAAATTATGCAGAATCTATCCACTTCTTCCCCTTTTCTCTCAAACCCTAATTTGTCTTTTCTTCCCCAATTCATCTTTCTTTCTTCTAAAAAATTTCGTGCAGTGAGAATCATCTTGCAATCTATTGAACAAGTGACCTCAAGCACAAGAGGGAGGTGAATTGTAATTTTTAGAAAAGTGTggttattttctcttttcttgaTTAAGATCGTGTTAGTAATATTTTTGAGTTATAAAGTGTAGTGGAAGtaaagtaaataaattatattgcaaAAAGTTAAATAGGATAAGGATAAAAAGATTGCAGTAGAGAGTTATCCAGGTTTGGCCAAGGCTTAGTCTTGTCCCGAAGAGTTCTTCTTGAGATTTTTCACTATAGACTTGTGAGCTTTTATTTGTTATTCCGACGAACTTTAATACAATTTGACCTTTTGAATTTTGAACAATTCTTAACCTATGGACACCTTTCAACTAATACCAAAGATTCTCATCGGCTAAGTTTTTCAAATCAACAACAGAAATTTATGGTTGATCTCAAGAAAACAAAACTTAATTTCTCAAAGGTATTATACTCTTAATACTATCAAAGACCAGCACAACCACTTACAAAATTTCTCCTCACAAAGAATATTTCACTCCAAAGCACTGAGGCAACTTAAAGTGAAGAGAAAATTTCTAGAGAGAGAAGGATAAAACTTAGAGAGATAAATTCAAAACAAATATGAAATTGTTAGAAAGTCACTTGGCTTCATGTGAGGGAGGTCTCCCTTTATATAGTAGTTGTAATCACCAAGAAAGGAATGAATCCATGCCCCCTTAGTTTGTTTCTCAGCTTTCAGAATTTTGTTTAGGTTTTATCAATCAATTTAATTTCTGCAATCTGTTTTGTGTTCCGGATCAAAGCAAAGTGTACCAGTCTGTGGAGGAGTGTTTTTGGTACTAGAAGATTTTCCGTTTCAATTTCATATTCAATTCCAGGTTTTTATTTTCAGTCATAATTATTGCTTACTATTAATTGTTGAATACATGTTTCGATCACTGttaatatgttatttttgttCTGGTTTGATATTAAAGACTATGTCCGGTTAAATTAATTATACCGGTATGTTAGGTCACATAACCTAAGGGATTTAGTAACACTGTCGGGGTATATGTTAATGAAAGTATCTTTCCAGTTTCAATTTCTAATATTAATTATCAACTGTTTTGTTACGAGAGTAAAAAACGGATAGAAGTTAGaatcaataaaaacgagagtttgaggttttaactaGACAGTAGGAATTGagcattaaccttaaatacagcgagagcgctttaagggtaattagacttcatttattttcaaaaa
The Vicia villosa cultivar HV-30 ecotype Madison, WI unplaced genomic scaffold, Vvil1.0 ctg.000212F_1_1, whole genome shotgun sequence genome window above contains:
- the LOC131625410 gene encoding protein RETICULATA-RELATED 4, chloroplastic-like, producing the protein MAMASPFSTIYARSFSLPNLNHPFSTSLSLPPLTITSRPPHSHSKIFTSRPLLSTLPKISTIIHASGNGGGIGGDNGDGGGGGGGDGDDGGSGDRDRNREEALLVLAEVGKPLESLPSDLAEAVKAGRVPGSIVKRFFELQKSSVFRWLLNFGGFRERLLADDLFLAKVAMECGVGIFTKTAAELEKRKENFTKELDFVCADVVMAIVADFMLVWLPAPTVSLRPPLSVSAGVIAKFFFGCPENAFQVALAGSSFSLIQRIGAILRNGAKLFAVGTGASLIGTGVTNALINARKVVDKSFADEAEEVPVLSTSVAYGVYMAVSSNLRYQILAGIIEQRILDPLLHQNKLLLSAVCFAVRTGNTFLGSLLWVDYARWVGVQKIRD